Proteins found in one Candidatus Bathyarchaeota archaeon genomic segment:
- a CDS encoding GNAT family N-acetyltransferase, which yields MDREVEIRKYRPADREACRRLWRELTEWHRRIYQDPSIGGAHPEDLFDKHLEEVGADRLWVAVLGSEVIGLIGLVVKKGEAEIEPLIVSQPYRRRGVGRRLVEAAVAEARRLGVGLISVKPVARNVEAIRFFHRQGFKTLGHVELILDLSGRAWKKGPKLFGCQFYF from the coding sequence ATGGATAGGGAGGTTGAAATCCGTAAATACCGGCCTGCTGATAGAGAGGCGTGTCGAAGGCTTTGGAGGGAGCTCACCGAGTGGCATCGCCGGATATATCAAGACCCGAGCATAGGCGGAGCCCACCCGGAAGACCTCTTCGATAAACACCTGGAGGAGGTTGGGGCTGACCGTCTATGGGTGGCGGTCCTCGGCTCTGAGGTCATAGGGCTCATCGGTCTGGTCGTTAAGAAAGGCGAAGCCGAGATAGAGCCTCTCATAGTCAGCCAACCCTACCGTCGTAGAGGCGTAGGGAGGCGGCTTGTAGAGGCCGCCGTCGCCGAGGCTCGCAGGTTAGGTGTCGGGCTTATAAGCGTGAAGCCCGTGGCGAGAAACGTGGAGGCCATAAGGTTCTTCCATAGACAGGGCTTCAAAACCCTAGGTCACGTGGAGCTTATCCTAGACCTCTCGGGCCGAGCGTGGAAGAAGGGGCCGAAGCTTTTCGGCTGCCAGTTCTACTTCTGA
- a CDS encoding glycoside hydrolase family 2 gives MTSSIPPRPDFFRERWLSLKGLWSFMFDDEDRGLDERWFTEGLPDPVDIKVPYPYQSRLSGIGDEAIHPVVWYAKKFKLPETLRDGRVHIKFGAVDYKASVWVNGRFMGEHVGGFSPFSFDVTEALGDENLLVLRVEDRHGDQARGKQDSRLKPSGCLYMRVTGIWQPVWLEGCGDAWVEGFQAFPCIEKKGVRLRLRLSGELTGLKLRIRVLLAEAEQTSLVEEVKNRVLEVFLRLPEVALWSPEEPDLYTSEFILERDGETIDHVRGYFGLREVSVKDGRVLLNGKPAYLKFALDQGYFPDGLYAAPSPEALRRDVEAVKKLGLNGVRKHQKPEDPRYFYWCDKLGVLVWEEMPDWGMSLEPKNLETFWSEVESIILRDFNHPSIIAWVPFNERRTVMDNPVHRSFLEDVCSRVRRLDSTRLVVDNSGYVHTETTDIIDIHDYSGWRGYRRFKENLAKRIRSIKTGEPEEFRITVEDFKYRGQPIVVSEWGGWGIKDYEPLVDREVMVYGPPVTDEYEFMTRYRACIKAMAECDEIVGFCYTQLYDIEGEVNGYMTYDRRWKINPDEIARIHSKIRFDYRTDAEEALKHTHRIVE, from the coding sequence ATGACTTCGTCTATCCCACCTAGACCTGACTTTTTCAGAGAGCGGTGGCTTAGCCTAAAGGGCTTATGGAGCTTCATGTTCGACGACGAGGACAGGGGGCTGGATGAGCGGTGGTTCACGGAGGGGCTGCCCGACCCCGTGGATATAAAGGTTCCCTACCCATACCAGAGCAGGCTCAGCGGGATAGGTGACGAGGCTATTCACCCCGTCGTGTGGTATGCCAAGAAATTTAAGCTTCCGGAGACCCTTCGAGATGGGAGGGTTCACATAAAGTTTGGGGCCGTAGACTACAAGGCCTCAGTATGGGTCAACGGTAGGTTCATGGGCGAACACGTCGGGGGCTTTTCGCCGTTCAGCTTCGATGTGACGGAGGCTCTGGGAGACGAAAACCTCCTGGTTTTAAGGGTCGAAGATCGTCACGGAGACCAGGCCAGGGGTAAGCAAGATTCTAGGCTTAAACCTAGCGGATGCCTGTACATGAGGGTCACGGGGATCTGGCAGCCTGTATGGCTGGAGGGGTGTGGAGACGCATGGGTCGAGGGCTTCCAAGCATTCCCATGTATAGAGAAGAAGGGAGTTAGGCTTCGACTCCGCCTATCGGGAGAGCTTACCGGTTTAAAGCTTAGGATCAGGGTCCTCCTAGCCGAAGCCGAACAGACCAGCCTCGTAGAGGAGGTTAAGAACCGGGTGTTAGAGGTTTTTCTGAGGCTTCCCGAGGTTGCCCTATGGTCCCCTGAGGAGCCTGACCTCTACACGTCGGAGTTCATCCTTGAGAGAGACGGCGAGACCATAGACCACGTTAGGGGCTACTTCGGTCTGAGAGAGGTCTCTGTTAAAGACGGTAGGGTTCTCTTAAACGGGAAGCCTGCCTACCTGAAGTTTGCGTTGGACCAGGGCTATTTCCCAGACGGCTTATACGCGGCTCCCAGCCCGGAGGCGTTGAGGAGAGACGTCGAAGCGGTTAAGAAGCTTGGTCTAAACGGCGTCAGGAAGCATCAGAAGCCTGAAGACCCGAGGTACTTCTACTGGTGCGACAAGCTGGGTGTCTTGGTTTGGGAGGAGATGCCGGACTGGGGTATGAGCCTCGAGCCTAAGAACCTAGAGACATTCTGGAGCGAGGTCGAGTCGATAATACTCAGGGACTTCAACCACCCGTCTATAATAGCGTGGGTTCCGTTCAACGAACGGCGTACAGTCATGGATAATCCCGTCCACCGGAGTTTTCTAGAAGATGTATGCTCCAGGGTTAGGCGTCTAGACTCTACGCGGCTCGTCGTCGACAACAGCGGATACGTCCACACGGAGACGACGGATATAATCGATATACACGACTACAGCGGCTGGAGAGGATATAGACGCTTCAAGGAGAACCTAGCGAAGAGGATCCGGTCCATAAAGACCGGTGAGCCGGAAGAGTTCAGGATAACGGTTGAGGACTTCAAGTACCGGGGACAGCCCATAGTCGTGAGCGAGTGGGGAGGCTGGGGCATAAAGGATTATGAGCCGCTCGTCGACCGCGAGGTCATGGTATACGGACCGCCTGTGACGGACGAGTACGAGTTCATGACCAGATACCGAGCCTGTATAAAGGCCATGGCGGAGTGCGACGAGATCGTAGGCTTCTGCTACACCCAGCTCTACGACATCGAAGGAGAAGTGAACGGCTACATGACCTACGACAGACGATGGAAGATAAACCCCGACGAGATAGCTAGGATCCATTCTAAAATAAGGTTCGACTATAGAACAGACGCAGAGGAGGCTTTGAAGCATACCCATAGGATAGTTGAATGA
- a CDS encoding aminopeptidase P family protein produces VKDPAEIEAIKEAARIAEAGMRIAVDSLDAGKSELEIAAEAMAEMMRRGAEAPHIYVAAGPRPRIHAEPRSWNKIRPEDAVEIVISADYHGYYSNLTRTVFLGGLSGEKRRAYKAFMEAHRMVEENLKPGIRLIEVESMVGKLFEDAGFSDYHVVGFAHGVGLLPEEDPITTIVAPHRRYKVAENMVLAAIHAPLTVPGVGTIKFEDTYRIKPEKPERLTKFDYELVL; encoded by the coding sequence TGGTCAAGGACCCCGCGGAGATAGAGGCGATTAAGGAAGCTGCTAGAATAGCTGAGGCTGGGATGCGGATAGCCGTGGATTCGTTGGATGCCGGGAAAAGCGAGCTGGAGATAGCCGCCGAGGCGATGGCTGAGATGATGCGTAGGGGGGCTGAAGCTCCGCATATATACGTCGCGGCTGGTCCGAGGCCTAGGATACACGCCGAGCCTAGAAGCTGGAACAAGATAAGGCCGGAAGACGCAGTTGAGATAGTTATATCGGCCGACTACCACGGGTATTACAGCAATCTAACGAGAACCGTTTTCCTAGGTGGCTTATCGGGTGAAAAGAGGAGAGCCTACAAGGCTTTCATGGAGGCTCATCGAATGGTTGAGGAAAACCTGAAACCTGGGATTCGACTGATCGAGGTTGAAAGCATGGTCGGGAAGTTATTTGAAGATGCGGGTTTCAGCGACTACCATGTAGTCGGGTTCGCACATGGAGTGGGGTTGTTGCCAGAGGAAGACCCGATAACCACGATCGTCGCCCCTCACCGCCGATACAAGGTGGCGGAAAACATGGTTCTAGCCGCTATACACGCACCTTTAACGGTCCCAGGAGTCGGAACGATAAAGTTTGAAGACACCTACCGGATAAAACCTGAAAAACCGGAAAGGCTAACGAAGTTCGACTATGAACTAGTCTTATGA